A region of Rhodospirillales bacterium RIFCSPLOWO2_02_FULL_58_16 DNA encodes the following proteins:
- a CDS encoding LPS export ABC transporter permease LptG yields the protein MRLSTTMSVYIGRHFLVSFVGLFMMFLMLILLFDIIELLRRSATKPDVTLSVVVEMALMKLPHMGQKTFPFAALFGGMLAFWRLTRHQELVVARAAGVSAWQFLLPVLVLSAALGVLKIMALNPLASATLARFEQLETIHMKGQRSFLDISSSGLWLRQATENEQAVVHSKSVLQQGVDVELHDVIVFLYGDRDKFKGRIDAAYARLEDGFWHMRDAWVHDPDKKPKFEKEFWLETDLTLATIQDNFAPPETMSFWNLPGFIENLENSGFTAVRHRLHLHTLLSMPLLMCAMILIAATFTLRHSRRGGTVFVISGGVMTGFILYFFSDLMFALGLSNSIPVVLAAWTPSGVSTLLGLTMVLHLEDG from the coding sequence TTGCGACTATCGACCACCATGTCGGTTTATATCGGCCGCCACTTTCTAGTGAGTTTTGTGGGGCTGTTTATGATGTTCCTGATGTTGATCCTGTTGTTCGACATCATTGAACTGTTGCGCCGGTCCGCCACAAAACCTGACGTTACTCTCTCCGTGGTGGTTGAGATGGCCCTGATGAAGCTCCCCCACATGGGTCAGAAAACCTTTCCCTTTGCCGCCCTGTTCGGCGGAATGCTGGCTTTCTGGAGGCTGACGCGGCACCAGGAGTTGGTGGTGGCCAGGGCGGCGGGTGTTTCCGCGTGGCAGTTCCTCTTGCCGGTTCTGGTCCTCTCGGCCGCCCTCGGCGTCCTTAAAATCATGGCGCTTAATCCTCTGGCGTCAGCCACCCTTGCGCGGTTTGAGCAATTAGAGACCATTCACATGAAGGGCCAGAGGAGCTTTCTTGACATTTCATCTTCGGGGTTATGGTTGCGCCAAGCCACCGAAAATGAGCAAGCCGTCGTGCATTCAAAAAGCGTCCTGCAACAGGGCGTTGATGTTGAACTGCATGACGTCATTGTCTTTCTCTACGGAGATAGAGACAAATTCAAAGGCCGTATCGACGCCGCCTATGCGCGTCTGGAGGACGGGTTCTGGCACATGCGCGACGCCTGGGTGCATGATCCCGACAAGAAACCGAAATTCGAGAAGGAATTTTGGCTGGAAACAGACCTTACTCTGGCCACTATCCAGGATAATTTTGCGCCTCCCGAGACCATGTCATTCTGGAATCTCCCCGGATTCATCGAGAATTTGGAGAATTCCGGTTTTACGGCGGTCAGGCACCGACTTCATTTGCACACCCTGTTGTCCATGCCCCTGCTGATGTGCGCCATGATTCTTATTGCTGCCACGTTTACTTTGCGCCACTCCCGCCGAGGCGGAACCGTATTTGTTATTTCGGGCGGCGTGATGACCGGATTTATTTTGTATTTTTTTTCCGATCTTATGTTCGCTCTCGGTCTTTCCAACAGCATTCCCGTGGTTCTCGCCGCCTGGACTCCTTCCGGAGTAAGCACTCTGCTGGGGCTGACCATGGTGCTGCATCTTGAGGATGGATGA